ATAACGATATTTTTAATGGCGAATGATCGCGCTATCCTTTCTTTTCCATGGTGTAACTTAATTATGCTTAAAGTCCTTCTGATTTGGGTCAGAATTTAAAGCTCTTCGATCACAATCTCCTGATTGGTATAAATGCAACAAGAAGCCGCGATGGCCATGGCCTCCTGGCAGATCTGCCGGGGCTCCAGTTCCGAATATTTAAGCAAGGCCCGGGCCGCGGCCAGAGCATAAGGTCCGCCGGAACCGATGGCCATCAGACCGTCGTCGGGTTCGATAACGTCGCCGTTGCCGGAAATGAGAAAGGTGTTGTCGCCGTCGACCACCAGAAGCAAGGCCTCCAACCGTCGCAAGACCCGGTCAGTGCGCCAGTCCTTGGCCAACTCCACCACGGCCCGGGTCATATTGCCTTGGTGTTTATCCAGTTTGCCCTCAAAGCGCTCAAACAGGCTGAGGGCATCGGCAGTGGCCCCGGCGAACCCGACGATAATCTTGCCATGATAGATTTTGCGGACCTTTTTGGCCCGATGCTTCATCACCATCTCGCCCAAGGTCACTTGGCCATCACCGGCGACCGCCACTTGGCGGCCGCGGCGTACCGCTAATATCGTCGTTCCCTGAAACGGCTTATTTGCCGCGGGGATGGGCACGATCATAAACCTCCATCAAGTAATCCAGATTGATATGGAGATATCTCTGGGTACTGGAAAGCTGGGCGTGGCCCAGCAGTTCCTGAACCGCCCGCAAGTCGGCCTTGCCTTCCAGCAGATGGGTGGCAAAGGTATGCCGCAAACCATGTGGCGTCAAGGGTTGCAGCAACCCGGCCTGCCTGGCCCATTTTTCCACCAAGCGGGCTACACTGCGGGTTGTCAGGCGTCCGCCCCGATAATTCAAAAAAACCGCCTCTTGTCTACATTCCTCCGGCTGCTTCATAAGAAGTTCCAGACGTCGCTCCAGATAGACAGCCAGGGCCCGCTGGGCCGGATCGCCCAGGACCGCCAGCCGTTCCTTGCCGCCCTTGCCCTGGACCCGGAGCAGCCGATGTTCTAAGTCCACATCGGCCAGATCTAAGCTGACCAGTTCTGAGACCCGCAAACCGCCGGAATAAAAGACTTCCAGGATGGCCTGATCGCGCAACTCCAGGACCGTTGCCCCGGGTGCCTGCTCCAGTAAATGAAAAACTTCGTCAATAGTCAAGAATCTGGGCAAATGTCGATCCAGTTTGGGACCGGGGGCCAGGGCCGCCAGGTTCTGGGATAAGCACCCTCGTCTCACCAGGTACTTACAAAAAGTTCGCAGCGCCGCCAGCTTCCGGGCTACCGAGACCTTTTGGTTGAGCCGGTGCCGATAGGCCAAAAAGGCCCGCAAATCCTGATAATTCAGAGTGGCCAGTGTCCGGGGCGGCTGCCTGCCTTCC
This DNA window, taken from Deltaproteobacteria bacterium, encodes the following:
- the hslV gene encoding ATP-dependent protease subunit HslV, which translates into the protein MIVPIPAANKPFQGTTILAVRRGRQVAVAGDGQVTLGEMVMKHRAKKVRKIYHGKIIVGFAGATADALSLFERFEGKLDKHQGNMTRAVVELAKDWRTDRVLRRLEALLLVVDGDNTFLISGNGDVIEPDDGLMAIGSGGPYALAAARALLKYSELEPRQICQEAMAIAASCCIYTNQEIVIEEL
- a CDS encoding tyrosine recombinase XerC, with amino-acid sequence MWACLEDFIRYLKIERHLSPHTIRNYQSDLKQFLEFLEGRQPPRTLATLNYQDLRAFLAYRHRLNQKVSVARKLAALRTFCKYLVRRGCLSQNLAALAPGPKLDRHLPRFLTIDEVFHLLEQAPGATVLELRDQAILEVFYSGGLRVSELVSLDLADVDLEHRLLRVQGKGGKERLAVLGDPAQRALAVYLERRLELLMKQPEECRQEAVFLNYRGGRLTTRSVARLVEKWARQAGLLQPLTPHGLRHTFATHLLEGKADLRAVQELLGHAQLSSTQRYLHINLDYLMEVYDRAHPRGK